From the genome of Miscanthus floridulus cultivar M001 chromosome 10, ASM1932011v1, whole genome shotgun sequence, one region includes:
- the LOC136484827 gene encoding uncharacterized protein isoform X2 codes for MRQVSYGIWTRLHRENICSLVLYTENDTFADPAQLASISLSFLLYFRFFHARLRKYAGIFSSDSKWANESNQDFLCMGDEEQSEQFVLELFQWMLPKYVCFKGDNGKYLSAQSLHNKPFLVFESEDINDPTVRHTTTASRDGTMRIKSDHFGRFWRNSGSSGTGSWIHADSTDDTSNNDDPNTLFQAFYTGGAIGVLNQGSNQYCKRLTTKNVEHGLSATGTRFEAWSRLQFEEPVVSREIDHVHFKDVQAVIVGDDRYTVLATASVTNTTSSTMPAVKLALDYTLEETWGWYSTVTLKSPVRTSITSPFVYVQYGFLAMSPRFFHGLISWGADHKKHSKVSEEYVVDVPPMTKVTVTCQGVAASFEVPFSYRQTDKLIDGEVVTLQYDDGNFSGRNVHSIYYVTREEKIGQ; via the exons ATGAGACAGGTATCCTACGGAATATGGACAAGACTACATAGAGAAAATATCTGTTCTCTTGTACTATACACTGAGAACGACACTTTTGCTGATCCAGCTCAACTTGCTTCAATTTCTTTATCATTTCTCCTATATTTCAG GTTCTTTCATGCTCGGCTGAGGAAATATGCTGGCATTTTTTCCTCTGACTCGAAATGGGCAAACGAGAGCAACCAAGACTTCTTGTGCATGGGAGACGAAGAACAATCTGaacaatttgttcttgagctgtTCCAATGGATGTTGCCCAAATATGTGTGCTTCAAGGGTGATAATGGCAAGTACCTCAGCGCACAGTCACTACACAACAAACCCTTTCTGGTCTTTGAATCCGAGGATATCAATGATCCAACCGTGAGGCACACTACCACGGCCAGTAGAGATGGCACCATGCGGATAAAATCTGATCACTTCGGACGGTTCTGGAGGAACTCTGGCAGCAGCGGCACAGGGTCATGGATACATGCAGACTCCACCGACGACACCAGCAACAACGACGACCCCAACACACTGTTCCAAGCGTTTTATACCGGTGGAGCAATTGGGGTTCTGAACCAAGGAAGCAACCAGTACTGCAAGAGGCTAACGACGAAAAACGTGGAGCACGGCCTCTCTGCTACCGGAACTCGGTTTGAGGCGTGGTCCAGACTGCAGTTCGAAGAGCCTGTCGTATCCCGGGAGATCGACCACGTCCATTTCAAGGACGTGCAGGCGGTGATCGTCGGCGACGACAGGTACACTGTTCTCGCGACGGCGTCGGTCACCAACACCACCTCGTCGACCATGCCCGCCGTGAAGCTCGCCTTGGATTACACGCTGGAGGAGACGTGGGGATGGTACTCCACGGTGACGCTCAAGTCGCCAGTCCGGACCTCCATCACCTCACCGTTCGTGTACGTGCAGTACGGCTTCCTGGCGATGTCACCGCGGTTCTTCCACGGGCTCATCAGCTGGGGAGCCGACCACAAGAAGCACTCCAAGGTGAGTGAAGAGTACGTCGTTGACGTGCCACCGATGACTAAGGTGACAGTAACCTGCCAGGGAGTAGCGGCCAGCTTTGAGGTGCCCTTCTCGTACCGGCAGACTGACAAACTGATAGACGGAGAGGTGGTCACCCTTCAATACGATGATGGCAACTTCTCCGGTCGGAATGTCCACAGTATCTATTACGTGACCAGAGAAGAAAAGATTGGTCAGTAA